TTCATCACCGGCACCGGGAATTACACCTCTTCGTTGCTATTTGCAGCCGTTGTCCTTGGATGCGGAATGCTCTTCCTAGGGGCTGGGCAGATCAAAGCTTCTAAAGAGAAGATTGCAGGAAGTGGTCATGGCTCCGCCATGCGCCCATAACGTACAGAAAAGGAGGATAAAAAAATGCCGTATGTGAACATTAAGGTAACCAAGGAAAAAATTCCGGTTACGGCGGAACAAAAAGAGCGGCTAATTCAAGGCGTAACCCGGCTGCTTCAAGAAGTCCTGGGTAAAAACCCCAAAACTACGGTGGTCGTCATCGATGAAGTGGATACGGACAATTGGGGCATCGGAGGAGAGTCGGTGACCATAAGGCGAAAACGCGGTGAGTAGGCCAAACCCCGTTCCGCATCCTTCGTGGGACGGGGTTTGCTCTCCCCATCTTCAGATGCGTACCATTCCCAATCCCTTTGCCTAGCATATCCGAAATGAACAAGACCAAACCTATGAATTCCATTCTTCTTTCGATGGACCATACAGACCGGGAACACGCAGGCCGGCTTGGCGCATCAAGACGGTCATTTTCCCCCGATGATGGGCCTGATGCTGAATTCCATTATTTCAGAAACCGAAAGATTTTCCTTGACCCTCCGTTTTAAACTCGATAAGATGGAAATGGTATACATAAACGGTTCAAGGGAGGAATGGGTATGCTGCAAGGATTATCTCTTACCTGGGATCTGGAGAAGATCTTTCCAGGTGGGAGCCAATCGGAAGAGTTAAACCGCTTCATGGAAGATCTGAAGCAACGTTTAGACGCTTTACAACAAGAGATATCTTCGGGGAGAGCCCCGCAAACCCTGGAAGAGGCCAAAAATTGGGCGAAAGTGATCGACAATATCGAAGAGCTCTCCGGGCACCTAGCGGAGGTCGGGGCTTTCCTCAGTTGCCTCACCGCCCAAAATGTGAAGGATGAGAAGGCGAAGCTTCTTTACGGAAGGATACAGCAATACTTCGCAGACTTTACAAGCACCTTAACCTCTTTGGATGAGCAGATTCTAAAGATTCCCGATGAGGTCTGGAATCAGCTCCTTCGGGAAGAATTCCTGCGGGAGATCTCCTTTCCACTGGAGGAGCGCCGGGAGAAGGCAAAGGTGCGCATGGATCCTGTGCTGGAGCGTCTTGCCACCGATCTTTCGGTGGACGGATACCACGCCTGGGGAGAGTATTACAACACCGTCGTGGGGAGAATTACCATCCCTTTTGAAATAGACGGGGAGAAAAAAGAATTGTCCGTCGGCCAGGCCAACAACCTCCTGGATCATGAAGATCGAAACGTGCGCAGGGCCCTTTTTTCCAAATACGAAGAAGCATGGGCCGACGCTGCAGAGCTTACCTCAGGCGTCTTAAATCACCTGGGAGGATTCCGCTTGGCCCTTTATAAGAATCGAGGCTGGGATTCCGTCTTGAAGGAGCCCCTTGAATATAACCGTATGACCGAAGAGACGTTGGAGGCCATGTGGGCCACGGTAGAGAAAAATAAAGAGATCCTGGTCCGATACCTGGAGCGGAAGGCGCGCCTTCTGGGACTTGATCGGTTAAGCTGGTTTGATGTGGACGCCCCCTTGCGGAAATCGGCCGCAAAAATCTCCTACGATGAAGGAGCCCATTTCATCGTAGAGCAGTTTAGGCGCTTTAACCCGAAGATGGCCGATTTCGCCGCCCATGCCTTTACGAACCGGTGGATTGAAGCCGAAGACCGACCGGGAAAACGGCCGGGAGGGTTTTGCACCAACTTCCCCTTAACGAAAGAGTCCCGCATCTTCATGACCTACAGCGGTACCATGAAAAATGTCTCTACACTGGCCCACGAATTGGGGCACGCCTATCACCAATCGGTGATGAATGATCTTCCTTACTTGGCTCAGGATTATGCCATGAACGTGGCGGAGACGGCCTCCACCTTCGCCGAGATGATCGTCTCCGATGCCGCCTTGAAGAAGGCCTCATCGAAGGAGGAGAAAATTGCACTTCTTGACGATAAGCTCTCCCGGGCCATCGCCTTCTTCATGAATCTTCATGCACGCTTCCTCTTT
The DNA window shown above is from Thermicanus aegyptius DSM 12793 and carries:
- a CDS encoding tautomerase family protein — translated: MPYVNIKVTKEKIPVTAEQKERLIQGVTRLLQEVLGKNPKTTVVVIDEVDTDNWGIGGESVTIRRKRGE
- a CDS encoding M3 family oligoendopeptidase; translated protein: MLQGLSLTWDLEKIFPGGSQSEELNRFMEDLKQRLDALQQEISSGRAPQTLEEAKNWAKVIDNIEELSGHLAEVGAFLSCLTAQNVKDEKAKLLYGRIQQYFADFTSTLTSLDEQILKIPDEVWNQLLREEFLREISFPLEERREKAKVRMDPVLERLATDLSVDGYHAWGEYYNTVVGRITIPFEIDGEKKELSVGQANNLLDHEDRNVRRALFSKYEEAWADAAELTSGVLNHLGGFRLALYKNRGWDSVLKEPLEYNRMTEETLEAMWATVEKNKEILVRYLERKARLLGLDRLSWFDVDAPLRKSAAKISYDEGAHFIVEQFRRFNPKMADFAAHAFTNRWIEAEDRPGKRPGGFCTNFPLTKESRIFMTYSGTMKNVSTLAHELGHAYHQSVMNDLPYLAQDYAMNVAETASTFAEMIVSDAALKKASSKEEKIALLDDKLSRAIAFFMNLHARFLFELDFYTERKKGPVSVDRLNELMAAAQKRAYKESLQQYHPYFWESKLHFYITEVPFYNFPYTFGFLFSSGIYARALAEGPAFAPRYEALLGDTGRMKVEDLAKKHLGEDLTKSDFWQSAVDLTLADAKEFLKLTE